The genomic segment TTATTCGACCCTCTATCCAGCTGCTTAGCGTGGACGAGGCGTAACGGTCGGACGTGGGCGCGGAGGTGGTGTCGGCGTAATGGCTCGCTCCACTCGAGTGACACGGTTCTCCAATCGATCTACACGGTTATCCAGTCTGCGATAATCTTCTCGCAGCGCATCTACTCGCCTTTCCAGACGATCCAAGCGCCGATTGACTTCCACTCCAGGTGCTGGTGTCGCTGTGGTCGGGATGTACAAATTTTGACCGACGTAAATGTAGTAAGGATAGGCGATATTATTCACGCGGATCAATTCCTGAACGGATACACCAAAACGAGCCGCAATGCTGTTCAGCGTATCTCCGGCACGGACTACATAGTTCACGAATCTCACTCCTTTTATCTGTGATCATTCGTTATTAACCTATGCCCGCCTTGATACACGCGCAATAAACCAATACCCATTTTGGCAAAGAATAGTCAAACACCCAGTACAAACGCCGTTACAAACCTGAAATGGCAAGGCTCTGCCCCATTAACACTTGGAAAACACAGTCACACCCTCAAGATACACTTCTTCTACTTGCTTCAATACCTCTATCTCTTGTAGCGGATCACCTTTTACCACAAGCAAATCTGCAAAATAACCTGGCGCTAACGTTCCGATCTTGCTTCCTTGGTCCAGCACCTCTGCAGCGTTTTGGGTAGCAGCCTGGATCGCCCGAATTGGCTCCATCCCCAGTTCCACCATCAGCTTGATCTCTTCTGCCACAGGTGTAATCGGATAGCCTTCCAATACGATATCCGTACCCGTAGCGATCTTTACGCCTGTATTCATCAATCGTGCGAAGTTCTCGCGGTACGCCTTTTCCGATTCGAGGAAAAAGGCTCCTTGCTCGATAATCCCTTCGCTCAATATGCCTTGATTCGCCTGTTGTTGCTCATTCCAAATATGCTTGTAATAATCAGCAATCTGAAAAAAGGTGATCATGGTCGGTACCCATACGAGTCCTTTTTCTTTCATCTGCTCTGCCTGTTCGACGGTCATAAACGTCGCGTGCTCGATCGTATCAAATCCCGCATCAATCGCCATCTGGATCGCCGGCTGGAGTGAGGCATGCACACAGCATTTCCGTCCCAAGCGATGAGATTCATCAACCGCCGCATCCAGCTCCTCTTGTGTGAACTCCGGCGTTGGTGTACGATGGCTCGTCATGAGCTTGATCCAGTCTGCTCCTGCTCTCACTTGTTCACGCACGGCTGTCCGCACTTCCCACGGGCCATTTGCTTCTCGCAGGGCACCCTCTAATTGCCAGCCGTGCCCCCCGGTCATAATAATCCCTTGGTTTACTTGAAAAAGACGAGGAGAAACAATGAACTTGTTCTTGGCTGCCAGCTTCAGCGTACTGCACAATCCATCCGGTGCTGCTACATCGCGGATCGTCGTGACCCCCAAGGAAAGTGCCTCTTTCAAGTTCGCTGTCGCAAGTAAAGCCACGAGTCCATCGTTGTTGCGATACTCAGCCGAGTCTGGTTTGCTCCACCAATACCCGATGTGAACATGTAAATCGATCAAGCCTGGCAAAATGGAGCATCCGCTGTACCGCTTTACCTCTCCTTCCGAAATGGAATCCGTAAGCTCCGATTCTGTCCCTACTGCTACAATCTTTCCTCGTTCATCAATCCCAACAGCGCCTTGTTCGATTACATGCTCTCCATCTCCGATAATGACACGATCAGCAATCAACCATTTCATTCCTGTCCCCCCTGTCAAAAATGAAAATCCATCTGTCCGCAATCCTGGTTAGTCCCTCGAAAGTTCATCATCTATCCAACGATTTCCTTCCCCTCTCCCGCCTAGTTTGAAAAAAAAGCCTCCGGCAGCACGTGAAGTGCGCCAGAGGCTTTCGTGTTACATTCCTTATTTAAATACAGGTGCCGCAAACTGAGCCAATTTCTCTGCAGAAGACTTTTCCACATCCGCGTGCAAGCTGTTGCCATGAGAATCCATGGTGACGATTGCTGCGAAGCCTTTTACGCGCAGGTGCCACATCGCTTCTGGAATACCAAATTCCATGAAGTCGACACCTTCTACTTTTTCCAAGCATTCTGCATAATACTGGGCCGCTCCGCCAATCGCATTCAAGTACACAGCGCCATGCTCGTTCAATGCTTTCAGGGTTTTCGCACCCATTCCGCCTTTTCCGATAACGGCACGGATTCCGAATTTCTTGATGATTTCGCCTTGGTACGGCTCCTCGCGAATAGAGGTAGTCGGGCCAGCCGCTTTTACATGCCACTCGCCTGCTTCGTCCTTCAGCATAACTGGACCGCAATGGTAAATGATCCCTCCATTGAGGTCTACTGGACAGTCATGATCCATCAGGTAGCTGTGCAGGGCGTCGCGTCCTGTGTGCATTTCTCCATTGATAATGACCACATCGCCCACTCGCAGGCTGCGGATTTGTTCTTCAGAGATTGGCGCTTCCAGAACAACCTCTCGGCGCTTTTCGCCCGCATCGTCCGTAGCTGCTACTGGGGACAAGTCCATCGCCACTTCTTCGTCTTTATAGAGGTAACGGAGGATTTCGCCAGTCTCCGGGTTCAGGCGAACACCTTGACGGCGGAATGCCCAGCAGTTGTACGCAACGGATACGAAAAAGCTTGCTGGCAGGCGGTTTTCCACGCCGATTTTACAGCCGAGCAGAGTCGAGTTGCCACCGAAGCCCATGGTTCCGATTCCGAGCTGGTTCGCTGTTTCCATGATGTAGTCTTCCAATGCAGCCAAATCAGCGATTGGATTGACATCATCTACTTTGCGGAACAATTGATGCTTCGCCAGTGCATAACCGGAAGTGCGATCGCCACCGATTCCTACGCCGATGAAGCCGGCACTACAGCCTTGTCCCTGCGCTTGGTAAACTGCGTGCAGGATGCACTTGCGAATGCCATCCAGGTTGCGGCCCACTTTACCCAGGCCTTCGAGCTCACAGGGCAGGGAATATTGGATGTTCTTGTTCTCACAGCCGCCGCCTTTGAGAATCAGCTTGATTTCGATTTCATTCTCTTCCCATTGCTCGAAGTGAATCACAGGCGTACCTGGTCCGAGGTTGTCCCCTGTGTTTGCACCCGTCAAGGAATCTACGGAGTTGGAACGCAGCTTGCCTGTTTTGGTTGCTTCTGCAATCATTTCCTTGATTGCTTGTTTAATGATCAGCTGGTTGACTCCAACCGGAGTTTTTACTTCGAAAGTTGGCATCCCCGTATCTTGACAGATCGGAGAAACATTTTCTTCTGCCATGACGACGTTTTGCGCAATCGTAGACAAAGACAGCGCTGCACGCGTGCCAAGATCCTCTTTCACTTTAGCTGCATTGACGGCACGACGCACGTCTGGTGGTAGATTCGTAGAAGTATCCGTGATCAGTTCCAGAATGCTTTGCTTCAAGTTTTCCATCTATGACGCCCCTTTTGACGTAGTGGTGTAAATGGTAGCATAAACCGCCTATTATTATAGCACACGCTCCCCCACCTGTCCGTAGATTGCTGCCCAAAGGTGTGTGAAACATTCCGTAAACGTGCGTCGTCTAATTACCGACAACAAATTTTGGCAAGAAGCACATATGAGGGGGATCAAAATGAAAAAAACAATTGCTGGGCTTCTCGCCTCCGTACTGGTGGTGACCGCTATACCCTTCCTGTTCTCGACGGGTACAGTCGCGGAGCCAGCCGTTCAAGCCGCATCTACAGAGGATTTGCCAGTAGTCGGTTCCTATGCGGAGCTAAAAAAGCTCATCCAATCATCAAACCTGGACAGCTACCATTACGCCACCCTGGAAATGGGCACCGCTTTGCCTGCATCCGCACCTAGCACTGCCAACAAAGTAGCTGACACTTCCAGCGGCGCTGTTCGGGGTGATTTTTCCACAACGAACACACAAGTGCAGGGCGTCGATGAAGCAGATATCGTTAAATCAGACGGAACTTATCTTTATCAATCCACGCAAAATGAAGTGCGCATCATCAAAGCGTATCCTGCCACCGAGATGAAAATCGCAAGCCGTATCAGCTATGACAATGGAAAATTCGTACCGCAAGAAATGTACGTAGACGATCGTAGACTCATTGTAATCGGGCAAGCGGATGAGACTATCTCCTATCCTCCTGATCCTGCTTCCAAACGAGGCATCCCCCGTTACCAAGGCATGCAGTCAGTGAAAACCATGATCTACGATATTACGGACAAAAAACAGCCTAGGCTCATTCGTCAACTGGAGCTGGAAGGCCAGTACATGTCGTCCCGCAAAATCGGCGCGAGCTTGTACGTGACAGCCAACCATTACATGGATGCTTATCGTATTCTGCAAGAGAAAGCAGAAGTGCCCGGCCCAACGTATAAAGACAGCGTCCATCATAACCAATACCAAACCATTCCCTACAGCGAGATTCGTTACTTCCCGGATCATTTTCGTCCAGAGTATTTGATCGTCGCTGGCGTGAATCTGGATGATACGAAACAAGAGATGTCACTGAATACGTATCTGGGTGCTGGGGAGAACATCTATGCATCCACCAAAAATCTGTATGTAGCCGTCACACAGAACAATGTCCAGCCAGTAGCCGTTAAGCAAAAAGGAGCGACAACTCCCTTGATTGCCCCTCCCATGGAGTCAGATACAACCATTTACCGCTTTGCCATGAACAAGGGAGACATTCGGTATACGGGAAAAGGGTCGGTGCCTGGACGCATTCTGAACCAGTTTTCCATGGATGAAAACGATGGTTATTTCCGAATCGCCACCACGAGCGGGAACATGTGGCGAGATGATGAGCATACGTCGAAAAACAACTTGTATGTACTGGACAACAAACTTGAGGTATTTGGCAAGCTGGAAGGCATCGCACCAGGAGAACGCATTTACTCTGTCCGCTTCATGGGAGATCGTGCCTACATGGTCACTTTCAAAAAAGTCGACCCGCTGTTCGTTCTCGATCTGAAGAAGCCTTCTGCTCCAAGCGTACTAGGTGCCCTCAAAATTCCAGGTTACAGCGACTATTTACACCCGTATGATGAAAACCATATCATCGGTTTTGGCAAAGAAGCAGAAGCAGATAAAGACTGGGCGTACTACCAAGGGATGAAAATTGCCCTCTTTGACGTCAGTGATGTAACGAAACCGAAGGAAAAGTTCAAGACTGTTATCGGGGACAGAGGAACGGACTCCGAGCTGTTGCGCAATCACAAGGCTCTGCTGTTCTCGAAAGAAAAAAATCTGCTAGCCTTTCCTGTCACAGTTCACGAACGAACATCTGAACAAAAAGCCAAAAACGATATGCGCGAGTACGGCCACTTTACTTTCCAGGGTGCCTATGTATATCAGCTCGATCTGCAAAAAGGCTTTCAACTGACAGATCAGATCACTCATCTGGCGAAGGAAGATATCGCGAGAGCAGGCGAAGGCTGGTACGACAGCTCCAGTAACATTAAGCGGATACTCACGATTGGCGACACTCTCTATACCGTTTCCGACGATTTCGTCAAAACGCAGCAGCTCTCTACCCCCAAAAAAGAGAATATCTTGCCATTGACGAAATAGCGGTAATGCTCTGTCATGCGGACAGGTTCTGTGCTAAGATGGGGTAATAGATGCAGCGTAAATAGAGAGGGTGTCACTACGTGGAGTATTTGAGTTTTAATTTGACATCAACGCTGGCAGGGATTGCGGCTGTGCTGTTGGTTATGTTTATTCGCCTGCACTGGCCCTTCCGCTTTCAGTACATGGCCAATCTTTTCAAACGCCGTTTGAATATTCGATTGCGCTGGCTGGAGGCTTCCTATCGGAAGAACCGTTCCCGTGCTGTCGCTATGCTGGATAAATCAACACATGAGATCATGCTTGGCAATTATGAAATGGCCGAAAAATATATCGTTCAAGGAATCAACGTCTGCAAAGAACGACCAACGTTATTCAATCAAGCGATGATTCACTACTTGTTTTACAACCTGGCGATCGTTTACTATTCATCCGAACGATACAACGAATCCTTGGAAGTGGCGTTTCGTATTTACCAGCGTGATCAGGGAATGACTGATTCCTTAGCTCTTATTGCCTGCTCGCACGCCCGACTGGGTGAAGTCGAGAGTGCCATAGAAGCTTACCAGCTGATCGCAAGCAAACGATCGGCAAAAGACTGGAAGCTCTTCTGCTTGGCAGAGATTGAAGCTGCCAAAGGTAATTACGAGCGAGCTCTTTCCCATCTCAAGCAATTGATGGACAAATCAGCCAGTCTTTTGCATCTGAATCACACCGTACTGGAAAAACGCTTGGAAGAGTGGAAAAAAGCCTCTACACAAGCCAGCTAAATGACTGACGACCGCACATTGCTTTATGTGTGCGGTTTTTATTTTCGGTCCCCGTAACGCTGCTCTATGCACAGTCGTATTACTATCAAGAAAGTGAGGTATTTTTAATGAAAAAATTCAATGTATCTATACTTGCTGCCTCAGCACTTGTACTCGGTCTCGCTGTAGCGGGCTGTACATCTGGCAAAGAATCTGCTTCTTCCTCTACAGAAACACTGGCTAAAGTGGGGAATGTCTCTATTTCCAAAGATCAAGCATACGAGGCTATGAAAAAAGAAGCTGGGAAACGCGTGATGTCTGATCTCATCATCAAGGAAGTGTATAAACAAGAAGCGAATGCACAGGGAATCACGGTAAGTGATCAGGAACTGGACGCAAAGATTAACCCAATCAAAGAAAAAATGGGGCCAGAGAAATTCCAAGAGTATTTGACTGAAGAAGAAATTACCGAGGATGAATTGCGTGAGAGATCACGTTTGATTATGCTAAGGGACAAGATGTTTGAGAAAGCTTACCCGATCACGGAAGAGCAAATCAAGGAATACTATGAGAAAAACAAAGAAAAGCTCAAGGGTACGCTAGAAGAAGTACGTCCAAAGGTAACGGAGAAAGTAAAAGATAAAAACAAACGTTCCAACATGAGTACGTGGATCAAGGAATTGAAGCAAAAGCATAATGTTCAAATTTTGGACAAGGCATTTGAAAAAGTAGAGGATCAAGAGAAAGAAGCGGACAAAGCAGAACTTCCTGCGTCAAAATAATTCGCACAAAAAAGACTTGTGGTCAGCCAGTTGAGGCGCACAAGTCTTTTTTGTACATATTACGTACGTGCAATCGCAATGAGTTCCTGCAAAAACGGCGCAATTTCTCCTTGCAGAATCGGACCATGACCAGTGGCTAAATACTCAATAGGCCAATCCAGCAAAATCTCCAAGCCCTCCGTAAACTCCACCGCTCGCTCTGGTTCACGAGCTACCCATTGCTTCAATTGTTCTTGATAAGCTGTCCGACAGTCCACTTCTCCGCCAACAATTTGACCGAGTTCTGTGTTTTCAAAACACAAATGATCGCCAACAAAGCATATTTTCGTCTGGGGATCAAAGAAGGCAACAGAGCCTTCTGTATGAAAAGAAAGCTGTCGGAAACGCAGGGAAGGCAGATCTCCCCCACTCCCTGTAAACGTATGGCCGAATAGCGTCTGTGAAAAATCGTCCAGTTCGTAATAATCGTCGAGGTGAATCCAATTGTTTCGAGAAGGGAACATATCGGCATTTCCAATATGATCAGCATGTCGATGAGTGAAGTAGACATATTCCGTTCGCTCTGGCTTGACCCCGATCTCTTCCAACGCCTGTTGAAAATATGAACGTTGCTTGCGCTGGTGAGAATCAATCAATACAAAGGCATTCCCTTGTTTGATCACATAGCTGTTCACGTAGCTATTCCACGCTTCCTCGTAGGTGATGATCGCCCAGGTGGAGTCTGTGATTGGTGCAATCACATTGTTCATGCCTCCATCTCTCCTCTCCTCCCAGATACAGTTTCTTATAGCTATTATACACAATCATACACAACCGTGCTGACTCGTGCCCAAACTTATCCTACACGATCAAACAGTCGCCTCTTCCCCTAAGCTTACCCAAGATCTTCCTTGCGATCGTTGAATGTGAACAGGTACACCGAAAAAGCTTGTCAGACGCTCAGCCGTTAGGACCTCATCTGTTTTTCCAGCTTGGTCGACTTCCCCCGCTTTTAGCAGCAAGGTATGCGTGAAGCAAGGCAAAATTTCTTCGATATGATGGGTGACATAAAGGAGAGTGGGCCCGTTCGGCTGTTTGGCGATTTGTTCAATCATGGCCAACAGCTGTTCTCTTGAAAGCAAGTCCAGTCCGGTACAAGGCTCGTCTAGGATGAGCAATCGAGGGGAAGCCATCAACGCACGAGCAATCAGTATTTTTTGTCTCTCCCCTTGCGATAAAGCGGCAAAACGCCTGTTTTTTAATGCACGGCATCCAAACGTATCGAGTAAATCCGACGCTTTCTCTACGTCCGCCTCCTCTGGAACAGAATACAAGCCGATGGTTGCCTCCCGTCCACTCAAGACGACACGGAGTGCGGTTTCATGCTCGTGAAGCTGTGCCATCAGTGCCGTGCTTACCCAGCCGATTGATTTACGCACCTCGCGCAAGTCGACTGTTCCGTAAAGATTGCCTAATACACTGACTTCCCCCTTTGTCGGCCACACATAGCCACAAATAATATTCAACAAACTGGTTTTACCTGAGCCGTTTAAACCGACTAAACACCAATGCTCCTTGTCTTGCACTTGCCAGGCAATGTCTTG from the Brevibacillus brevis genome contains:
- a CDS encoding LysM peptidoglycan-binding domain-containing protein, which produces MNYVVRAGDTLNSIAARFGVSVQELIRVNNIAYPYYIYVGQNLYIPTTATPAPGVEVNRRLDRLERRVDALREDYRRLDNRVDRLENRVTRVERAITPTPPPRPRPTVTPRPR
- a CDS encoding metal-dependent hydrolase family protein; protein product: MKWLIADRVIIGDGEHVIEQGAVGIDERGKIVAVGTESELTDSISEGEVKRYSGCSILPGLIDLHVHIGYWWSKPDSAEYRNNDGLVALLATANLKEALSLGVTTIRDVAAPDGLCSTLKLAAKNKFIVSPRLFQVNQGIIMTGGHGWQLEGALREANGPWEVRTAVREQVRAGADWIKLMTSHRTPTPEFTQEELDAAVDESHRLGRKCCVHASLQPAIQMAIDAGFDTIEHATFMTVEQAEQMKEKGLVWVPTMITFFQIADYYKHIWNEQQQANQGILSEGIIEQGAFFLESEKAYRENFARLMNTGVKIATGTDIVLEGYPITPVAEEIKLMVELGMEPIRAIQAATQNAAEVLDQGSKIGTLAPGYFADLLVVKGDPLQEIEVLKQVEEVYLEGVTVFSKC
- a CDS encoding fumarate hydratase → MENLKQSILELITDTSTNLPPDVRRAVNAAKVKEDLGTRAALSLSTIAQNVVMAEENVSPICQDTGMPTFEVKTPVGVNQLIIKQAIKEMIAEATKTGKLRSNSVDSLTGANTGDNLGPGTPVIHFEQWEENEIEIKLILKGGGCENKNIQYSLPCELEGLGKVGRNLDGIRKCILHAVYQAQGQGCSAGFIGVGIGGDRTSGYALAKHQLFRKVDDVNPIADLAALEDYIMETANQLGIGTMGFGGNSTLLGCKIGVENRLPASFFVSVAYNCWAFRRQGVRLNPETGEILRYLYKDEEVAMDLSPVAATDDAGEKRREVVLEAPISEEQIRSLRVGDVVIINGEMHTGRDALHSYLMDHDCPVDLNGGIIYHCGPVMLKDEAGEWHVKAAGPTTSIREEPYQGEIIKKFGIRAVIGKGGMGAKTLKALNEHGAVYLNAIGGAAQYYAECLEKVEGVDFMEFGIPEAMWHLRVKGFAAIVTMDSHGNSLHADVEKSSAEKLAQFAAPVFK
- a CDS encoding beta-propeller domain-containing protein → MKKTIAGLLASVLVVTAIPFLFSTGTVAEPAVQAASTEDLPVVGSYAELKKLIQSSNLDSYHYATLEMGTALPASAPSTANKVADTSSGAVRGDFSTTNTQVQGVDEADIVKSDGTYLYQSTQNEVRIIKAYPATEMKIASRISYDNGKFVPQEMYVDDRRLIVIGQADETISYPPDPASKRGIPRYQGMQSVKTMIYDITDKKQPRLIRQLELEGQYMSSRKIGASLYVTANHYMDAYRILQEKAEVPGPTYKDSVHHNQYQTIPYSEIRYFPDHFRPEYLIVAGVNLDDTKQEMSLNTYLGAGENIYASTKNLYVAVTQNNVQPVAVKQKGATTPLIAPPMESDTTIYRFAMNKGDIRYTGKGSVPGRILNQFSMDENDGYFRIATTSGNMWRDDEHTSKNNLYVLDNKLEVFGKLEGIAPGERIYSVRFMGDRAYMVTFKKVDPLFVLDLKKPSAPSVLGALKIPGYSDYLHPYDENHIIGFGKEAEADKDWAYYQGMKIALFDVSDVTKPKEKFKTVIGDRGTDSELLRNHKALLFSKEKNLLAFPVTVHERTSEQKAKNDMREYGHFTFQGAYVYQLDLQKGFQLTDQITHLAKEDIARAGEGWYDSSSNIKRILTIGDTLYTVSDDFVKTQQLSTPKKENILPLTK
- a CDS encoding tetratricopeptide repeat protein, which translates into the protein MEYLSFNLTSTLAGIAAVLLVMFIRLHWPFRFQYMANLFKRRLNIRLRWLEASYRKNRSRAVAMLDKSTHEIMLGNYEMAEKYIVQGINVCKERPTLFNQAMIHYLFYNLAIVYYSSERYNESLEVAFRIYQRDQGMTDSLALIACSHARLGEVESAIEAYQLIASKRSAKDWKLFCLAEIEAAKGNYERALSHLKQLMDKSASLLHLNHTVLEKRLEEWKKASTQAS
- a CDS encoding SurA N-terminal domain-containing protein codes for the protein MKKFNVSILAASALVLGLAVAGCTSGKESASSSTETLAKVGNVSISKDQAYEAMKKEAGKRVMSDLIIKEVYKQEANAQGITVSDQELDAKINPIKEKMGPEKFQEYLTEEEITEDELRERSRLIMLRDKMFEKAYPITEEQIKEYYEKNKEKLKGTLEEVRPKVTEKVKDKNKRSNMSTWIKELKQKHNVQILDKAFEKVEDQEKEADKAELPASK
- a CDS encoding MBL fold metallo-hydrolase, whose amino-acid sequence is MNNVIAPITDSTWAIITYEEAWNSYVNSYVIKQGNAFVLIDSHQRKQRSYFQQALEEIGVKPERTEYVYFTHRHADHIGNADMFPSRNNWIHLDDYYELDDFSQTLFGHTFTGSGGDLPSLRFRQLSFHTEGSVAFFDPQTKICFVGDHLCFENTELGQIVGGEVDCRTAYQEQLKQWVAREPERAVEFTEGLEILLDWPIEYLATGHGPILQGEIAPFLQELIAIART
- a CDS encoding ABC transporter ATP-binding protein, with protein sequence MIIDVRKVTWQRDETTILQDIAWQVQDKEHWCLVGLNGSGKTSLLNIICGYVWPTKGEVSVLGNLYGTVDLREVRKSIGWVSTALMAQLHEHETALRVVLSGREATIGLYSVPEEADVEKASDLLDTFGCRALKNRRFAALSQGERQKILIARALMASPRLLILDEPCTGLDLLSREQLLAMIEQIAKQPNGPTLLYVTHHIEEILPCFTHTLLLKAGEVDQAGKTDEVLTAERLTSFFGVPVHIQRSQGRSWVSLGEEATV